gtacacaatactccagctgaggtctaactagtatcTTACTTCCTTTAAAAGCTGCCCACAGCTTTAATAAGAATAACTCATAATTCCCTAAAGTTTTGTTAGTCTCCAAAATGTGTTCCAAATGTTAGTTGTTCCATCCTGGGTTGCTATTTTGTGATGACTCTGACGCACAGGGCATCAGCATAGAATGGTATGCCTAATATGACTCAATTTTAATTCTCAGAGAAATTTCACAGAATTTTTCTTTGTTCCTAACTGCCTGCTGATGGAAATGCTATCTTCTGCTTTTCTCATTTTATCCAACTTTGATCGAGGAACAAGACTTGAACCTGGATGAAGGTTGGTCAGGAAATAATGGGAACTCCCTACTCTTCAAATTATGCCATTGGATATTTTaaacatgattttgaacacctatcaaatctcctcttagccttctcctctccaaggagagcagtcccaacctctccaatctaccttcataactgaagtttctcatccctggtaccattcttgtaaacctcttctgtgctctctccaatgtgtccagatccttcctaaagtgtggtgcccagaactgtacacaataatccagctgGATAGGACCTCAGCTCAGTATCTTATTCAAAAGATAAAACCTCTAATAAGGCAACATTCTCTCTTCTACTCCATCGAGGGTTCAATCCTCAGGATGACCCTATGAACAGGGGCAAGAATACCAAAAATGGAGCCAAGTTGGAACTCTGCAGGTATGGATTTATGAGAGTTCAAGCATCTAGGAGACTGCCTTCTCACCCTGCATTTGTGATATGATTCAAGTATTTCACTTATGCAGCGCAATCTAAATCCATCGAGATCCTCCCAAAGATTTGGAGTAAACAAACTTCAAGTCTCTCAGATTTTAGTTTTACAAGTGTTGTAGAATAATTTGAAGACAAAAATTAACATTTTTTGACAATTGTAAACAAACATTAAGAAGAGTGCACATCATgtcttaatttaaaaataaaatcacacATTCCATATCTTGGTGCATACTCACTTGCAAAGACATTTCACTCCTACTCTTTCGCTGAATCTGCAGAGGTTTCTGTACAAACACAGAGGGAGGTggcagtggaggagggggtggcggAAGTGGAGGAGGAAGGGCCCCGAATGGTTTTGGCAGCATGGGACGACTAATAATTGGCTGGACTGGCCATACTGGTATTTTTGCGGGGCTTGTGGAGAAATCAACACACTTTCGACAGGAACACATGTCAGAAGCTTTTGCATTATTAGATTCCTGTAAAAGATAGAAAGGATAGAATTCAAGAACAATGGACAAGATTTAAAACTATCAAGTGACATTCCCATTGATACAAATTCAAAAAGTTATGCTCTACTGCATAACACAATGAATTCTTCCATTGTGTGTGCAATTATACCTCTATTAAGTTTTCATATTTAGTGTAGATAATTCCTAAATAAATGAAGGATTTTTTCTGAATAAATAAAAGGAATTGTGCAAATTGGAATTTGTGCGAGACTATCATGGAGAAAGGGAAGCTCACAATATGGGGATCTACATGCTGGCAGTCTGAGTCATAGTGCCACTTCTACAGAGATGTGCATGCCAAACCACTTTGGATTTGATGTTGACTGGAGTTTACAATCCTGCCTGGCATATATACATGCTTGTAATGCGCAGATCTCTATATTATTAATTATATATGATATAGATAGTTCTTCTCGACCTTTATCCAGATCATAGATTAGATACAGATTGTGATGAGTGAGACTTTGAGTAACTGGTTCCCATGCAGAACCACTGTCATTAATAACAAATATCTGCATACAGGAATGCAATCAATTTCTCATCTAACTAATTCCACAGGACTCTATCATTTTTCGTAGCCTATTATGTGGGCAGCTTGATTTTGAAAGTGACAAATTTGTCAATCAGGCTATCTGCATCTTCCAACCTAGTAATTTACTCAACAAGGTTGGTGAGACATGATTTTCTTCCCTCCCCCGGAAGTCATGTTGAGTGTATTTAATAACTCCTCCTCTCTTGAGGTGGTCACAGAGTATCTGTAATAATCCCATCCAACAACTTACCTTTAACAAAGGTTATGACAATTGGCACGTAATTCCCAAGTTTTAACTATTTTGCTTTTCGAATAATGGCAGCATTTGAGCCTTCCTCTAGTCCATGGGGACAATAATAGGTCTTAATTAGTTAAGTATATTACCAAGGGGCTTACAGTGCAGGCTCCCAATTCTTTATATTTATCTAACGGACCTCAATCAGGACCAGCAATTTGATCTCTTTTGAGAACCCCTTATTTCAGTCCGTATTATGTTAGTATTCACTCTGACACTTTCAATTCTAGCATCAACCTCACTATGTGGATTGATAACTTAGCATCACCTGCTGTAGGGAATACTGATGCAAAATAGCCAATTCAAACCTACATCATTTCCTGAGAGCTGACCTGAACCTGTTCTGATTAATCATTCAATAGCCTTATGCAATCCTAGTTATGGAGAACTCAGAACATTATGTAACATCTATAAACCAATAAGGAAGAACGTTTATTTCAAAAGGTAGAGGAACATTTCAAATGGCAAAATAATTCTCTGCACCATATATGATTGGCCACATGGTGTGGGTTAGAGGAGAAACTAGACAACATCACAACAGATAGATTTTCAAACAGTATTTACTCCACTAGATGGTGGTCTATTCCAGAAATTAATGATTGAGGATAAGTAAGTGAGTGTACGACTAAGCCAGATGTCTAGTTCACATATTCTGGTTATTTCACCTTATCCATTTCCTAAAACGTGGATCACATTCTCTTAAAatctttctccctcaaaatgcaATAGATTCAACTCATCACCACAACTTCATAGCTCATAATCTGGAGATGATaaattttctgctgcctctatctTTTTACAAGCACAGATACAACGGAAAAGAATATTACTTATCTCGCCAATCATTTCATCCATTTTCACACAAGTATGCTTGTAATTTTTAAGCATTCAAAATTTAATTTCCAATTTATTTTCTCACTTCGTCAAGTCTTTGCACACAATTAAAAACAATTCCAGCAAAAGCTTTGCTTTCTCACTTAACTTGGCATCATCTGATAAAGATTATTGAAAATAGTGTTTGttaagaaaaataatttatttgtAAATATTATACAAGAACAGCAAATATCTGCTGTTCACATGATCAATTACAGCTACCTACCTTGGCCGGTTtcctataactaagccaattaTATTTCAGATTCCTTGTCCTAAAACATACTTAATTATTACCCATCTGAAAAATAACTGTTGTTTCCACTATAGAGTGAAAAGCTAATAAGCCTCTAGTAGCAAGAATCATATTTCTTGACAATTTTAAAAACATAGATGTTGCTTTCCAACTTTGTGGTCAGAACACTGTCCCTAATGAGCCAAGAAATTTCAATCACAATTTCCTTTACGTGTACCTTAATTTCCTTGAATATAGTTTTATTTGGTCCTGTCAGCATAAGAATATTTTGTTAAATGCATTTCCAATTCTTATTTCACCAGAAAGACAACATTGCTGGTTTCTATTCTGTGGCCATCTGACGTTCTCAATATTTGCAACTGATGATTATTTAGCACAGAAACACAGGCAACCCGAATTGTGGAAGTTTTTTTACTCAGTTCAATAAATTCAGATGGTGCTTGTCaaatcatccaagtcattttgcCTAACATAAGAATTTCAACATATAGCAAAGTATTTTGTACTGTTTTAACTGTGGATACAGTACACAAAAGAAACATATCCTGATTGAGGTAATCTATTTACCAGGTTTACATTGAAGATTTCTCGCAATTGTGTTAGTTTCATCTCAAGTGTCTCAATGTGTTGCCGCAGTGCATTCAGCTCCCTCAAATAAACACGAGAAGGAAATAATATGTCCTTCACTACTTCTAAACCCTGTAAACACAGGAGAAACAAATCATTGTAAAAACAATAAGATTTGATGTATCAGTCTTCTGGTTCATTTCATAAAGGCAGCATGCAGCTGAAACACAGATCAAAAAGGTCCTGGTTGGAGTCTCAGGATTAGCTGATTGCAACCAAATGGTAGAAAGGGCAAAACACCAGGCTTAATTGTTGCAATAATTAGGAAAGTTGTGGGGGGTGGTAAGAAGAGGTGGAAAAAAAGAGCCTAGATTTCTGCTTGATCAGAATCCAGTAACCCCTGCTAAAaaatgtgtgtgtctcaatgccaAGTGAGAACAGGATTGGGTTTGGCTATGACTTCCATACATTTTAACAACCTGACAGCATTCATCATTTACCCTTGCAAATTAAAAGAGCACCTAGACAGGGTTTTCAAGGCACCCAAATCTTGCAGAACCTTAATCTAACAAGAttcagggaggtggggggttgggtggaagAAAGCAAAAAGAGACAAAGGAGGAATTTATTCTTGCTATCACTGTTTTATAAGCTTTTTTTTAGACAAAACTGATTAAATTCCTCCAGTGAAGGAGTGGATTCAACCTTAGCCAAATGAGCTGCAGGAGGACAGGGAAATTGGCTGCGATCCAAGAGAATGTTTTCAGATGGGTTGAATGAAGACTGGTATACCTCACCCACAATTTATTAAACAAGGACAAACTGATTTCCTAAGATGTTACTCATGGATAAAATAAACATTGGCGTCTTACGTAACTTGTGTCCTCTCCAACACCTTAATACCTTGCTTGTCCTCTTACCATTGTACCATTTGTCTCAAAGCCTCTTCCATCTGTACACCCATTCGCATGCATTATAAAATCTCTACCTTCCCCCATATGTTTTCCACTGTATTCATGTACATCTCATCTTGCAGAACTTTTTAATAAGGCTAGAGAATACAAAATTCAAAATTAACCTGCTTAGACTTGGGGATCTGAGGAGAAACAATTTGAGATGTGAGTAATCTGCATATTTAAAAGAAACTGGGGTTCAGAACTTTGAGCTGATAATAGGGGCTTGTATACCAGAAGGGAGATAGTGGAAGGGAAGATGTGGTGCCAGAATCAAGCCTTGAAGAGACTTTTACTTCAGATCAAGCTTATTCACCTACAGTGGATTTGGTACTGGCTCATAAATGAGCTGGAGTACACATGAATGATAGAAGTCAGAAAGTTCTTATTAGAAACAGGGGTCTGGGTCAGCAAGCCCATGGAGACTGAATAGCATCGAAGTTGGGAAGAAGTAAGCAAAATTGCAAACCTGGAGAAGAACAAGTTTGGTGAAGCTGTGTGCTTTAGCGCATTCTTTCTTCGCAGTCAAACAGCCCGTTTACTGTCACTGTTGAGGTGTACATCAAAAGCTGCTTGGGACAGGTAGCTGAAGATACTCAACTAAAACTAGCAAGAAGTAATTTTGAAGCAGAAAGTTTTCAATAATTTTTTACCCCCTGATTCCAGTGTACCAAGAGACAAATTAAAACTGGCTGAACAATTCCAGAATGGGAATTGGAAAAACAATTGTTTTTAAAATGTCAAAGCTGAGAATTATTGTCAACACGTTCAATTTGATGGACAAAAGATAATTACACAACTAGCTGTGCAAAATCAAAATAACCTTTAGCATGTGAACTAGGGAAGGTCTGGCTTGCATTTATACCTGCCTAATGCCGTACAGCCACCAACTGTACAAGGAGGAAACCACAGCCTTAAGAGGATTCAACATATTCTCCACATTCATTAAAGAAATGAGCCTGATGGGAACAGGCTCATGCTGGGAGCAATTGCTATTAGACACTGGTGTTTCCTTCTTCCtggatttaaaacaaaaagaaatgtgTGTGAATTATGTGCATCCTACAAACGATCCACAAAGTGAGAACAAACATTAACGTCAAATAATTTTTGTATCGCGTAGTAGCAGGCAACTCGTGAAATGCTACATACTGCCAGACAAATACGGTTAAATTAGGACAgaattaacttgcatttatatagtgcctttcacaacttcagaatgCCTCAAAACAAATGAAGTACATTACACTGAAGTCTACTGTAATGtatgaaatgcagcagccaatttgagcacaggaagACACCAGAAACAGCAAGaaataaatgatcagataatctatttttagtgatgttgattgagggacaaatgaCAGCCAGGGCATCAGGAAAACTTCCCTGCAATTCTTCAAattgtgccataggatctttaacGTCCAATAGAGGGGTCAAATGTGATTGGATTGACACCTTGTCCAGAAAGTCCCCGAATaccgcactgaagtgtcagcctagattatgtgctcaagatcCTTCAGCCACAGTGCAGCAACCCAATTAACTGACAATCTAAACTAGAAATAATGATTCCCAATGTGGATCTGAGCCATTCGAGTCAGGTACATTCCAAGCAGGGCAGCGAGAGGATCACTGCAATTAGCAGTAGTGTATAGAGTAGGAGCTAAATGTCATCATTACCATTCCCGAACAGGATTGGTTGCGACTGACAGAAAGCTTACTTTGGGATTGGGTATGGCAGTGGCAAGAGGAAGAAAAATCAAACAGGAAATTGTTTCAATTCTACCTATCCATAAAAAGCTCCAAAATCAAttgaaaaaggatttaaaaaaaattctaatcaCCAATTCAATACTGTACATTTCTTTTGGGGATGAGGAGAAAGCAAGCAAATGAATATTGTTCACTTATAGTATGATTCTGAAGTTATCCACACCACCTTCACAAGCAAGCCTTGCTAATTAAGATCAGTCACAGAACTGCTCACCCTGTAGTTTCAGCAGTAATTGACTTTGTCTTGCAGAAATGCCTTTTGTTTTTTGCCAGTAATCGTCGCTTACTATCATTCCATGCCTTTTCCATTGCTTGTTGTTTTCTCATGATCTTCCATTTCCTGCGACGCTGACTCAACTTGTGCATTGCTGCAGAAAAGAAGTTATAGAATGCTAACAGGCACCATAATGCAAACATGCAAAACGACTTAATGCAACAATCAAACGCCTCAAAACTGGATGTTGTTGTTTCAAAACATTCAACTGATCAGTGCTGGTTGATCGACAATGTGGTGGTGGGATTTTCAAATTTGCAGAAGAGATTCCAGCAGAACTTGCAATTCTATCACAGCACTGCGCCAATCCATTTGGGATTGAAATACCTTTCATCATACCTCTTCTTTGTATATCTTCACAACATCTATAACCTTTGTCAATGGTGTTTTGAAACAGGCCACCACGAAGTGCACAGGGGAGACAGGCAAGATCAGTGGCATTATGGTGTCCTATTACCAAATTATTAAAAaggtgccctggtcaatatttatccatcaactctcaccctaaaacagattattcagcattaccacattgctgtttgtggaatcttgttgCTCGTAAATTgtctgccatgtttcttacatcATAACgatgactaaacttcaaaaagtactttattagCTGTTGAGTACTTTGGGATTTACAAAGGTTATGAAAGAtgctaaaataaaaatgtttttctttttatctaaatgaaaaacaacttgcatttatataatacctttaaCAGAGTAAAGCATCCCAGGTCACCTCACAGGaaagttatcaaacaaaatttgacaccaaaagAGCAAGCAACCAACATCAATCAAAACAGTTGGTTGTAAGGAGCATCTTGAAagaggaaaggaagacagagaggcagagtttAGGCAGGGCACTCCAGAACttaagagcccaggcagctggtAGATTGGGTCTGGGATGAGAATATTGATGAGTGATTGAATAGAATGGGCCTACCAtgtctgaagtttagaagaatgagagctgatctcattgaaacgtatgaGATTCTGAGaaggctcaacagggtagatgcaaacGTTTACCCTGGCTGGATGTAGAAGCAAGGGGCTTAGTTTCAGGATAAGGCGTCAGCCATTTATGattgggatgaggagaattttttcaatcaagagtggtgaatcttttaAATTCTCTACTGCATCCACAGAgatctgtggatgctcagttgttgagtatatcgAAAACAAAATCAATACATTTTTGGATTCTGAGGGAATTAAGGATAcagtgagaaagtggagttgaggtcgaaAACCAGTTACGATCTTACGGGCTCAAGGGACCATACAGCCTACTCCTgcacttatttttaaaattctgctcTAAGGTGAACAACCCCAGCGTCTCCAGATGAAAGTATTTAAACCCTGGTACCATACTAGAAAAACTCCTCTGCAAGTCCCTTGACATCCATCCAAAAGTGAAGTGCCCAGAACAGGCCACTATATTGCAGTGGAAGCCCAACCAATGTGTTGCTTTAGcacaactttcttgcttttgcacACTCTGCCTCAATTTATGAAGTCACAAGCATACACAGACAGATGCTGaaatgtagtaaaacattctaaggctcctgccaggagtgtaatcagacaaaaattgacactgagctaaagaaggtgctgttaGAACAGGTGACAAAGCttgcacaaatagcaatgtgataatgaccagttaatccaCTATCTTCTAGTGATTAATTGAGGGATGGAAGGAGATCTGTGGTACGGTGGTAACGTCCCTACCTCTGGGTCAGAGGCttcagattcaagtcccactctgggacTCGATGGCAGGGGAAGACGTGTTCAGAATGTGGCCAGAGAGGTTGAttctcagcctgtaaatcctcccAATATGCCCaaaggcaggcagtaagagcaggagagtttcctggtcagccgtactgcagaaggcaacaacaAACCACTGCAGAACtgtgccaagcataatcatggaccaatcacTGCAAGTCCAtagttgccaatgccctcttagggaaTGGTACCTGAAAGAGGAGGAGTagtttagggataaatattggccagggccacagaaccataggaaagttacagcacagaaaggaggccattcagaccatcatgtctgcaccagctaaaaaaaggaaaaaaaaagaaactagccgctcattttaatcccactttccagcacctggtccataactTTGCAGTTTACAGCATTTCACTCCATGTGCTTCAAAATAATGGCATGGGATCTtctatgcccacctgagaggacCTTGGTTAAACTCCTCATCTGAGgcgcagcatctccaacagtgcagcactccctcagaactgcactggggtgtcagattagattgtgtgttcaagtctctggaatgggacttgaattcACAACCTCCT
This sequence is a window from Carcharodon carcharias isolate sCarCar2 chromosome 10, sCarCar2.pri, whole genome shotgun sequence. Protein-coding genes within it:
- the prr11 gene encoding proline-rich protein 11 isoform X1 gives rise to the protein MHKLSQRRRKWKIMRKQQAMEKAWNDSKRRLLAKNKRHFCKTKSITAETTGKKETPVSNSNCSQHEPVPIRLISLMNVENMLNPLKAVVSSLYSWWLYGIRQGLEVVKDILFPSRVYLRELNALRQHIETLEMKLTQLREIFNVNLESNNAKASDMCSCRKCVDFSTSPAKIPVWPVQPIISRPMLPKPFGALPPPLPPPPPPLPPPSVFVQKPLQIQRKSRSEMSLQTLSEEVSRLPSITMKDLLKVKLKKTADRFEINKTVPERMDGPLSVTVKDLLEVKLRKTQNKLEEAEMNIPGRKRSPLVTISDLQGFNLQDKANQLQKPAKMITTPNKPVMDLRQRLKKVAIERSPGGTPLYKENRDTGTGLTPVMTQALKRKFEMARPKSPPCCYSPNASFDDQIAN
- the prr11 gene encoding proline-rich protein 11 isoform X2, producing the protein MHKLSQRRRKWKIMRKQQAMEKAWNDSKRRLLAKNKRHFCKTKSITAETTGKKETPVSNSNCSQHEPVPIRLISLMNVENMLNPLKAVVSSLYSWWLYGIRQGLEVVKDILFPSRVYLRELNALRQHIETLEMKLTQLREIFNVNLESNNAKASDMCSCRKCVDFSTSPAKIPVWPVQPIISRPMLPKPFGALPPPLPPPPPPLPPPSVFVQKPLQIQRKSRSEMSLQTLSEEVSRLPSITMKDLLKVKLKKTADRFEINKTVPERMDGPLSVTVKDLLEVKLRKTQNKLEEAEMNIPGRKRSPLVTISDLQGFNLQDKANQLQKPAKMITTPNKPVMDLRQRLKKEPWRNTSLQGEQRHRDRTDTSYDASTKTEI